A single window of Pseudoduganella plicata DNA harbors:
- a CDS encoding diacylglycerol kinase, whose amino-acid sequence MEPVSEFKSKSGAKRILSAFFYSVDGLKSAWRHEHAFRQELMLFVAGAVVALALPVSPFQKLALMGVLALVLIVELINSAIEAVVDRISLERHPLSKNAKDFGSAAVLLSCLLAGATWLVVLFNRFY is encoded by the coding sequence ATGGAACCTGTCAGTGAATTCAAGAGCAAGAGTGGCGCCAAGCGCATCCTGTCGGCTTTTTTCTATTCGGTGGACGGGCTCAAATCCGCGTGGCGTCATGAACACGCTTTTCGCCAGGAGCTGATGCTGTTCGTTGCCGGCGCCGTCGTCGCGCTGGCGCTGCCCGTGTCGCCATTCCAGAAGCTGGCATTGATGGGGGTGCTGGCCCTCGTGCTCATTGTCGAGCTCATCAATTCGGCCATCGAGGCGGTCGTGGACCGCATTTCGCTGGAACGCCATCCGCTGTCGAAGAACGCGAAGGACTTCGGCAGCGCCGCCGTGCTGCTGAGTTGCCTGCTGGCTGGTGCCACCTGGCTTGTCGTGCTCTTCAATCGGTTTTATTGA
- a CDS encoding IclR family transcriptional regulator, with protein MKIETLPEQKTTIQVIERMVALLDALAKYPDPVSLKELSKVSGLHPSTAHRILNDMVLTRFVDRIEPGTYRLGMRLLELGNVVKSRLSVREAALEFMRSLHKKTQQTINLSVRQGDEIVYIDRAFSERSGMQVVRAIGGRGPLHLTSTGKLFLSVDEPKAIRAYATRTGLAGHNKNSITDLAKLERELSLVRSRGYARDNEELELGVRCMAAGIRDDSGKLVAGLSISAPADRLQEEWLEDLVNTANQISATLGYRVE; from the coding sequence ATGAAAATCGAAACCCTCCCGGAACAGAAGACCACCATTCAGGTCATCGAACGCATGGTCGCCCTGCTCGATGCACTGGCAAAATATCCCGATCCGGTCAGCCTGAAAGAATTGTCGAAGGTATCGGGCCTGCATCCGTCCACGGCCCACCGTATCCTGAACGACATGGTGCTGACGCGCTTCGTCGACCGTATCGAACCCGGCACCTACCGCCTGGGCATGCGCCTGCTGGAGCTGGGCAACGTGGTGAAGAGCCGGCTGTCGGTGCGCGAAGCGGCGCTGGAGTTCATGCGCTCGCTGCACAAGAAAACGCAGCAGACGATCAACCTGTCCGTACGCCAGGGCGACGAGATCGTCTACATCGACCGCGCGTTTTCCGAGCGCTCCGGCATGCAGGTCGTGCGCGCCATTGGCGGGCGCGGCCCGCTGCACCTGACGTCGACCGGCAAGCTGTTCCTGTCCGTGGACGAGCCGAAGGCCATCCGCGCGTATGCCACCCGCACGGGCCTGGCGGGCCACAACAAGAATTCGATTACCGACCTGGCGAAACTGGAACGGGAGCTGTCGCTGGTGCGGTCGCGCGGCTATGCGCGCGACAACGAGGAGCTGGAACTGGGGGTGCGCTGCATGGCTGCCGGCATCCGCGACGACAGCGGCAAGCTCGTCGCGGGGCTGTCGATCTCGGCGCCGGCCGACCGGCTGCAGGAGGAGTGGCTGGAGGATCTGGTCAATACCGCCAACCAGATTTCGGCGACGTTGGGTTATCGGGTGGAATAA
- a CDS encoding serine hydrolase encodes MLKLVVGALISALFLSVPVGTVEAAQSAKKSSVKKVTVKKATVKKVTARKAKAAKAGARRAATFSAEPRERIVRRVVTERGKRKVVYQRMTNVSAAVARPTMGDLAGLNLTRDPLDLKSNVALVLDQSNSEVLFEKNANVALPIASITKMMTGLVVVEANQDMEEVLTVTEDDVDRAKFSSSRLNVGDRLTRRNMLHIALMSSENRAASALGRNYPGGLPAFVEAMNAKARALGMNDTRYVDSSGLSKQNVASARDLAKLALAAYEHPILREYSTDPKAIIERNGRPVQFGTTNGLVTPNSGWEIGLQKTGFINEAGRCVMMQAVVEGRAVIMVLLDAKGTAARVADAMRMRKWLTALKPPGFSDVGAGGSMGTMAGSGGFGSSIAAPRPTAGM; translated from the coding sequence ATGCTTAAACTTGTCGTGGGCGCGCTGATCTCGGCGCTGTTCCTTTCGGTGCCGGTCGGCACCGTCGAGGCGGCGCAGAGCGCCAAGAAGTCCAGTGTCAAGAAAGTCACGGTCAAGAAAGCCACGGTCAAGAAAGTGACGGCCAGGAAGGCCAAGGCGGCCAAGGCCGGCGCGCGCCGTGCCGCCACGTTCTCGGCCGAGCCGCGCGAGCGCATCGTGCGCCGGGTCGTCACCGAGCGCGGCAAGCGCAAGGTCGTCTACCAGCGCATGACCAATGTGAGCGCGGCCGTGGCGCGGCCGACGATGGGCGACCTGGCCGGCCTGAACCTGACGCGCGATCCGCTCGACCTGAAGTCGAACGTGGCGCTGGTGCTCGACCAGAGCAACTCGGAAGTGCTGTTTGAAAAGAACGCCAATGTCGCGTTGCCGATCGCCTCGATCACGAAGATGATGACGGGTCTCGTCGTTGTCGAAGCCAACCAGGATATGGAAGAAGTGCTGACGGTGACGGAAGACGACGTCGACCGCGCCAAGTTCTCCAGCTCGCGCCTGAACGTGGGCGACCGCCTGACGCGCCGCAATATGCTGCACATCGCGCTGATGAGCTCGGAAAACCGGGCCGCGTCCGCCCTCGGCCGCAACTACCCGGGCGGGCTGCCGGCGTTTGTGGAGGCAATGAATGCGAAGGCCCGCGCGCTGGGCATGAACGACACGCGTTATGTCGATTCCAGCGGCCTGTCGAAGCAGAACGTGGCAAGTGCACGTGACCTTGCCAAGCTGGCTCTGGCTGCCTATGAGCACCCGATCCTGCGCGAATACTCGACCGATCCGAAGGCGATCATCGAGCGCAACGGCCGTCCGGTCCAGTTCGGTACGACGAACGGTCTCGTGACGCCGAACTCGGGCTGGGAAATTGGCCTGCAGAAGACAGGCTTTATCAACGAAGCGGGGCGCTGCGTGATGATGCAGGCCGTTGTGGAAGGCCGCGCCGTGATCATGGTCCTGCTCGATGCGAAGGGCACGGCCGCCCGCGTGGCCGATGCGATGCGCATGCGCAAATGGCTGACGGCACTGAAACCGCCGGGCTTCTCCGATGTCGGTGCCGGCGGCTCGATGGGGACGATGGCCGGCTCGGGCGGCTTCGGCAGCAGCATTGCCGCGCCAAGGCCCACTGCGGGGATGTAA
- a CDS encoding nitroreductase encodes MIQTPEQQAVDAAIASRRSIRAFLRTPVPREEIAAILEVARRAPSGTNTQPWKVYVLTGAAREGLCDAVTAAYLDPAENARHKEEYVYYPREWKSPYIDRRRKVGWDLYALLGLQRENKEGMAAQHARNFRFFDAPVGLIFTIDRVMEQGSWLDYGMFLQNVMIAARGRGLDTCPQAAWTQFHRIIAQQLALPDNEMVVCGMALGVADETKIENSLVTEREPLDRFVTFV; translated from the coding sequence ATGATCCAGACACCCGAACAGCAGGCGGTGGATGCCGCCATCGCGTCGCGCCGCTCGATCCGCGCGTTCCTGCGCACGCCGGTGCCGCGCGAGGAAATTGCCGCCATCCTCGAAGTGGCGCGCCGGGCGCCTTCCGGTACGAACACGCAACCCTGGAAGGTTTATGTGCTGACGGGCGCCGCACGGGAAGGGTTGTGCGACGCCGTTACGGCCGCCTACCTCGACCCGGCCGAGAACGCGCGCCACAAGGAAGAGTATGTGTATTACCCGCGCGAGTGGAAGTCGCCGTACATCGACCGGCGCCGCAAGGTGGGCTGGGACCTGTACGCGCTGCTGGGGCTGCAACGGGAGAACAAGGAAGGGATGGCCGCGCAACATGCGCGCAATTTCCGCTTCTTCGACGCGCCCGTCGGCCTGATTTTCACGATCGACCGCGTCATGGAGCAGGGGTCATGGCTCGATTACGGCATGTTCCTGCAGAATGTCATGATCGCAGCGCGCGGCCGCGGGCTGGACACCTGTCCCCAGGCGGCATGGACACAATTCCATCGCATCATTGCGCAGCAGCTGGCATTGCCGGACAATGAAATGGTGGTGTGCGGGATGGCGCTGGGGGTTGCCGATGAGACAAAAATTGAAAACAGCCTGGTGACGGAGCGCGAGCCCCTGGACCGTTTCGTTACATTTGTATAG
- a CDS encoding DMT family transporter → MTHSSIAAPQSAGHSFLSPVPLFFVFLWSTGFIVAKFGLPYAPPLTFLLLRFAGVLVILVPLIVLLRAPWPSGKVLHIAVAGVLLHAGYLAGVWCAIKLGTPAGLTALIVGMQPILTAMAAPLVGERVRPRQWLGLMFGIAGVALVVAAKMTLVGLSWPALALCVGALCSITAGTLYQKRYCPQFDLRVGTVIQFAASGVVVLPFAIAFEGLTPELAAVDWTPSFIGALLWSILALSIGAIFLLFALIRRSDATQVTSLLYLTPPTTAVMAWLMFGEAFSALGIAGMALAVLGVYFVVGRKK, encoded by the coding sequence ATGACCCATTCGTCCATTGCCGCGCCACAGTCCGCAGGACATTCATTCCTGTCGCCGGTCCCGCTGTTCTTTGTGTTTCTGTGGAGCACGGGTTTTATCGTCGCCAAATTCGGCCTGCCTTATGCGCCGCCGCTGACATTCCTGCTGCTGCGCTTTGCCGGCGTGCTCGTCATCCTTGTTCCACTGATCGTGTTATTGCGTGCGCCATGGCCGAGCGGCAAGGTGCTGCATATTGCCGTGGCCGGTGTGCTGCTGCATGCGGGTTATCTTGCCGGCGTCTGGTGTGCCATCAAACTGGGCACGCCTGCCGGGCTGACGGCGCTGATCGTCGGCATGCAGCCTATCCTGACGGCGATGGCGGCACCGCTGGTCGGCGAGCGCGTCAGGCCGCGGCAATGGCTGGGTCTGATGTTCGGCATCGCCGGGGTGGCGCTTGTCGTCGCGGCGAAGATGACCCTGGTCGGCCTCAGCTGGCCGGCACTGGCACTGTGCGTCGGCGCGCTGTGCTCCATTACCGCCGGCACGCTGTATCAGAAGCGCTATTGTCCGCAGTTCGACCTGCGTGTCGGTACCGTGATCCAGTTTGCCGCGTCCGGTGTCGTCGTGTTGCCCTTTGCCATTGCATTCGAAGGGCTGACGCCGGAACTCGCTGCCGTGGATTGGACACCCAGCTTTATCGGCGCGCTGCTGTGGTCGATACTGGCGTTGTCGATCGGCGCGATCTTCCTGCTGTTCGCGCTGATCCGTCGCAGCGACGCCACGCAAGTGACGAGCCTGCTGTACCTGACACCGCCCACCACGGCCGTGATGGCCTGGCTGATGTTCGGCGAAGCGTTCAGCGCGCTGGGCATTGCCGGCATGGCGCTGGCCGTGCTGGGCGTGTATTTTGTCGTCGGCAGGAAGAAATGA
- the phaP gene encoding phasin family protein (Members of this family are phasins (small proteins associated with inclusions such as PHA granules). Note that several different families of phasins have been named PhaP despite very little sequence similarity to each other.) — protein MFSIPEQFSNATKANLESQYAIFSALTNKAFEGVEKLVELNLSVAKQSLEDSSAAAKQLLSAKDPQEFFSLTAARVQPNAEKAISYSRSLASIATGTTAEFSRAAESQILETNRKVISLVDEVSKNAPAGTENAVALFKSALGSANAGYEQFTRTAKQASDAIEANVNAAVSQFTSAVKSAPAANTAAA, from the coding sequence ATGTTTTCGATCCCTGAGCAATTTTCCAATGCGACCAAGGCCAACCTCGAAAGCCAGTACGCTATTTTCTCTGCACTGACGAACAAGGCGTTCGAAGGCGTTGAAAAGCTGGTTGAACTGAACCTGTCCGTTGCCAAGCAGTCGCTGGAAGATTCTTCGGCCGCCGCAAAGCAGCTGTTGTCCGCCAAGGACCCGCAGGAGTTCTTCTCGCTGACCGCCGCGCGCGTCCAGCCGAACGCCGAGAAAGCCATTTCCTACAGCCGCAGCCTGGCATCGATCGCCACCGGCACGACGGCCGAGTTCTCCCGCGCCGCCGAATCGCAGATCCTGGAAACGAACCGCAAGGTGATCTCGCTGGTTGACGAAGTCAGCAAGAACGCACCGGCCGGTACCGAAAACGCCGTGGCCCTGTTCAAGTCCGCCCTGGGCAGCGCGAACGCCGGCTACGAGCAGTTCACCCGCACGGCCAAGCAGGCCAGCGACGCGATCGAAGCCAACGTCAACGCCGCCGTGAGCCAGTTCACCAGCGCCGTGAAATCGGCACCGGCCGCCAACACCGCAGCCGCTTAA
- a CDS encoding helix-turn-helix transcriptional regulator, whose protein sequence is MTTRTAEQRHLLEQVQQIAEGLGRSLAPFCEVIVNDLLDADRAVVAIHNNLSGRAVGDPATELGVARIADPSVPQVLANYPNRFPDGRPCKGTSIGIRDSHGNYVAALCLNMDLTPVHAAQALLAQFGSTSAPAVSESLAPAGAAAIRQHIDAFAARHGTTARGLKADARRALLRELKDAGLTDLRRAMETVATHLGVSRATVYKDFNFGGTA, encoded by the coding sequence ATGACGACACGCACTGCGGAACAACGACACCTGCTCGAGCAGGTGCAACAGATTGCCGAAGGACTCGGCCGTTCGCTGGCGCCATTCTGCGAGGTCATCGTCAACGACCTGCTCGACGCGGACCGGGCCGTGGTGGCGATCCACAATAACCTGTCCGGTCGCGCCGTGGGCGACCCTGCCACGGAGCTGGGTGTGGCACGCATTGCCGACCCCAGCGTGCCCCAGGTGCTGGCCAACTACCCCAACCGGTTCCCCGACGGGCGCCCGTGCAAGGGCACGTCCATCGGCATCCGCGACAGCCATGGCAATTACGTGGCGGCGCTGTGCCTGAACATGGACCTGACGCCCGTGCACGCCGCCCAGGCGCTGCTGGCGCAGTTCGGCAGTACGAGCGCCCCGGCGGTGTCCGAATCGCTGGCCCCGGCCGGTGCCGCGGCGATCCGCCAGCACATCGACGCGTTCGCGGCCCGCCACGGCACGACGGCCCGCGGGCTGAAGGCCGATGCGCGCCGCGCGCTGCTGCGCGAGCTGAAGGATGCCGGCCTGACCGACCTGCGCCGCGCCATGGAAACCGTGGCCACCCACCTCGGGGTGTCGCGGGCGACCGTCTACAAAGATTTCAACTTCGGAGGAACAGCATGA
- a CDS encoding threo-3-hydroxy-L-aspartate ammonia-lyase, with product MTDLTLPTYDDVVAAAARIAGIAHRTPVLTSRTINEEFRAQVYFKAENLQRTGAFKFRGASNALSRLSPAQKAAGVVAFSSGNHAQGMALAARLLGVPATIVMPHDAPPLKIAATRGYGATVVSYDRYTEDREQIGRDLAQRHGLTLIPPYDHFDVICGQGTAAKELFEEACELDYFFVCMGGGGLLSGSALATRALSPKCKLYGVEPEAGNDGQQSFRKGEIVHIDTPQTIADGAQTQHLGQLTFPIIRRDVDDILTVTDAQLVEEMRFYAARMKIVVEPTGCLSLAAARQMKDELAGKKVGILISGGNVDIERYAKLLAQ from the coding sequence ATGACCGACCTGACCTTGCCCACCTATGACGACGTCGTCGCAGCGGCCGCCCGCATCGCCGGCATCGCCCATCGCACACCCGTGCTGACGTCGCGCACGATCAACGAGGAATTCCGGGCGCAAGTGTATTTCAAGGCTGAAAACCTGCAGCGCACGGGCGCCTTCAAGTTCCGCGGCGCCAGCAATGCGCTGTCGCGCCTGTCGCCCGCACAAAAAGCGGCCGGCGTGGTCGCATTCTCGTCCGGCAACCACGCCCAGGGTATGGCGCTGGCGGCGCGGCTGCTGGGCGTGCCCGCCACGATTGTCATGCCGCATGACGCACCACCGCTGAAGATTGCCGCTACGCGCGGCTATGGCGCCACCGTTGTCTCGTACGACCGCTACACGGAAGACCGCGAACAGATCGGCCGCGATCTGGCGCAACGGCACGGGCTGACGCTGATTCCGCCGTACGATCACTTTGACGTCATCTGCGGCCAGGGCACGGCGGCCAAGGAGCTGTTCGAGGAGGCGTGCGAGCTGGATTACTTCTTTGTCTGCATGGGCGGCGGCGGTCTGTTGTCAGGCTCGGCACTGGCCACGCGGGCGCTGTCGCCGAAGTGCAAGCTGTACGGCGTGGAGCCGGAAGCAGGCAATGACGGCCAGCAGTCGTTCCGCAAGGGCGAGATCGTCCATATCGACACGCCGCAGACCATCGCGGACGGCGCCCAGACGCAGCACCTGGGCCAGCTGACGTTCCCGATCATCCGGCGCGACGTGGACGACATCCTGACGGTCACGGACGCACAACTGGTGGAAGAAATGCGCTTCTATGCGGCGCGCATGAAGATCGTCGTCGAACCGACGGGCTGCCTGAGCCTGGCTGCCGCCCGCCAGATGAAGGACGAGCTGGCCGGCAAGAAGGTCGGCATCCTGATCAGCGGCGGCAACGTCGACATCGAGCGCTACGCCAAGCTGCTCGCGCAGTAA
- a CDS encoding ABC transporter ATP-binding protein, which produces MVNAANNVLRISGLKVAYGGIKAVKGIDLEVNEGELVTLIGANGAGKTTTLKAITGTLPACKVEGTISYLGQSLKGTQSFHLVERKLAMVPEGRGVFTRMTIQENLMMGAYTRDDKAGIDADIAKWFDIFPRLKERAGQLAGTLSGGEQQMLAMARALMCHPHLLLLDEPSMGLSPIMVDKIFEVIRNVSKEGITILLVEQNAKLALQAAHRGYVMDSGAITMTGNADDMLHDPRVKAAYLGE; this is translated from the coding sequence ATGGTCAATGCAGCAAACAATGTCCTCAGGATTTCCGGACTGAAGGTGGCCTATGGCGGCATCAAGGCCGTCAAGGGCATCGACCTGGAGGTCAACGAGGGCGAACTGGTCACGCTGATCGGCGCTAACGGCGCCGGCAAGACGACCACGTTGAAGGCGATCACCGGCACGCTGCCGGCGTGCAAGGTCGAGGGAACGATCTCGTACCTGGGGCAGTCGCTGAAGGGCACGCAGAGCTTCCACCTCGTCGAGCGCAAGCTGGCGATGGTGCCGGAAGGGCGGGGCGTCTTTACCCGCATGACCATCCAGGAAAACCTGATGATGGGCGCCTACACGCGGGACGACAAGGCTGGCATCGACGCCGATATCGCCAAATGGTTCGACATCTTCCCGCGCCTGAAGGAACGTGCCGGCCAGCTGGCCGGCACGCTGTCCGGCGGCGAGCAGCAGATGCTGGCCATGGCGCGCGCGCTGATGTGCCACCCGCACCTGCTGCTGCTGGACGAGCCGTCGATGGGGCTGTCGCCGATCATGGTCGACAAGATCTTCGAAGTCATCCGCAACGTGTCGAAAGAAGGCATCACGATCCTGCTGGTGGAGCAGAACGCCAAGCTGGCGCTGCAGGCGGCCCACCGCGGCTACGTGATGGATTCGGGCGCGATCACGATGACGGGCAACGCCGACGACATGCTGCACGACCCGCGCGTCAAGGCGGCCTACCTCGGCGAGTAA
- a CDS encoding ABC transporter ATP-binding protein: protein MNEVILNIQGVNKRFGGLQALTDVGIKIERGQIYGLIGPNGAGKTTFFNVITGLYQPDTGTFELAGKPYSPSAPHTVAKAGIARTFQNIRLFGEMTALENVMVGRHVRSHQGVFGAIFRHKAARDEEASIRRRAQELLDFVGIGQFASRTSRYLSYGDQRRLEIARALATDPQLLALDEPAAGMNATEKLALRELLVKIKNEGKTVLLIEHDVKLMMGLCDRITVLEYGKRIAEGLPHEIQSNQAVIDAYLGGSH, encoded by the coding sequence ATGAACGAAGTCATTCTGAATATCCAGGGCGTCAACAAGCGGTTTGGCGGCCTGCAGGCGCTGACCGATGTCGGCATCAAGATCGAACGGGGCCAGATCTACGGCCTGATCGGCCCGAACGGGGCCGGCAAGACCACGTTCTTCAACGTCATCACGGGCTTGTACCAGCCCGATACGGGCACGTTCGAACTGGCCGGCAAGCCGTATTCGCCATCGGCCCCGCACACGGTAGCCAAGGCGGGCATTGCCCGCACGTTCCAGAACATCCGCCTGTTCGGCGAGATGACGGCGCTGGAAAACGTCATGGTCGGGCGACACGTGCGCTCGCACCAGGGCGTGTTCGGTGCCATCTTCCGCCACAAGGCGGCGCGCGACGAAGAGGCGTCGATCCGCCGGCGTGCGCAGGAGCTGCTGGACTTTGTCGGCATCGGCCAGTTTGCCAGCCGCACGTCCAGATACCTGTCGTACGGCGACCAGCGCCGGCTGGAAATCGCCCGCGCGCTGGCGACCGACCCGCAACTGCTGGCGCTGGACGAACCGGCGGCCGGCATGAACGCCACCGAAAAGCTGGCGCTGCGCGAGCTGCTGGTGAAGATCAAGAACGAAGGCAAGACGGTGCTGCTGATCGAGCACGACGTCAAGCTGATGATGGGCCTGTGCGACCGCATCACGGTGCTGGAGTACGGCAAGCGGATCGCCGAAGGGCTGCCGCATGAAATACAAAGCAATCAGGCTGTCATCGACGCCTATCTGGGAGGGTCGCACTGA
- a CDS encoding ABC transporter permease subunit, translated as MALLNFDTSKNPQKAWTSIALLLVVMIAFPFLAQNYGNSWVRIADLALLYIMLALGLNVVVGFAGLLDLGYIAFYALGAYLTGLLASPQFAALLESLINLHPGTGEALAAVLGEDIRTNGIHLSVWFIVPLAALLAAMFGAILGAPTLKLRGDYLAIVTLGFGEIIRIFMNNLNDPINITNGPQGINLIDPIKVFGVDLAGAAGSGAMVQVGSFSIPSVNAYYFLFLLLTIATIFMTSRLQHSRLGRAWVAIREDEIAAKAMGINTRNVKLLAFSMGASFGGVAGAMFASFQGFVSPESFSLTESIAVLAMVVLGGIGHIPGVVLGGALLAALPEVLRHVVEPLQQQLFGKILIEAEVLRQLLYGLAMVLIMLTRPAGLWPSPKHEDRPDADSDTKDQSSGVVPA; from the coding sequence ATGGCACTGCTGAATTTCGATACGAGCAAGAATCCGCAAAAAGCGTGGACCAGCATCGCATTGCTGCTGGTCGTCATGATCGCCTTCCCGTTCCTGGCGCAGAACTACGGCAACTCCTGGGTCCGCATCGCCGACCTGGCGCTGCTGTACATCATGCTGGCGCTGGGCCTGAACGTCGTGGTCGGCTTTGCCGGCCTGCTGGACCTGGGCTACATCGCCTTCTACGCGCTGGGCGCCTACCTGACGGGCCTGCTGGCTTCGCCCCAGTTCGCCGCATTGCTGGAGTCGCTGATCAACCTGCATCCGGGCACCGGCGAAGCGCTGGCGGCCGTGCTGGGCGAGGATATCCGCACCAACGGCATTCACCTGTCCGTCTGGTTCATCGTGCCATTGGCCGCGCTGCTGGCTGCCATGTTCGGCGCGATCCTCGGTGCACCGACCCTGAAGCTGCGCGGCGACTACCTTGCCATCGTCACGCTGGGCTTCGGCGAGATCATCCGCATCTTCATGAACAACCTGAACGACCCGATCAACATCACCAACGGCCCGCAGGGCATCAACCTGATCGATCCGATCAAGGTGTTCGGTGTCGACCTGGCCGGCGCCGCCGGCTCGGGCGCGATGGTGCAGGTGGGCTCGTTCTCGATCCCGTCCGTGAACGCCTACTATTTCCTGTTCCTGCTGCTGACGATCGCCACGATCTTCATGACGTCGCGCCTGCAGCATTCGCGCCTGGGCCGTGCCTGGGTGGCGATCCGCGAGGACGAGATCGCCGCCAAGGCGATGGGCATCAACACCCGCAACGTCAAGCTGCTGGCGTTTTCCATGGGCGCGTCGTTCGGCGGCGTGGCCGGGGCGATGTTCGCGTCGTTCCAGGGCTTCGTCTCGCCGGAATCGTTCTCGCTGACGGAATCGATTGCCGTGCTGGCGATGGTGGTGCTGGGCGGTATCGGCCACATCCCCGGCGTCGTGCTGGGCGGTGCGCTGCTGGCGGCATTGCCGGAGGTGCTGCGTCATGTGGTGGAGCCACTGCAGCAGCAGCTGTTCGGCAAGATCCTGATCGAAGCCGAAGTGCTGCGCCAGTTGCTGTACGGCCTGGCGATGGTGCTGATCATGCTGACGCGTCCGGCCGGCCTGTGGCCGTCGCCGAAGCACGAGGACCGGCCCGATGCCGATTCCGACACCAAAGATCAATCGTCCGGCGTCGTGCCCGCCTGA
- a CDS encoding branched-chain amino acid ABC transporter permease, which produces MDTFIQQIINGLVLGSMYALVALGYTMVYGVLNLINFAHGDVLMIGAMIGLTILNILGAHFPEMSGGLQLLIAIVGAIPCCMIVNVLIERIAYRRLRNAPRLAPLITAIGMSILLQTFAMMIWGRNPLPFPQLLSTEPIAVGGAVISITQILLLALAALSMGGLVLLVERTKMGRAMRAVAENPRVAGLMGVDSNRVIVYTFAIGAALAAVAGVMWGANYASIQFAMGTIPGLKAFCAAVLGGIGNIYGAMIGGIVLGIIESLGAGYIGDFTNGFLGSHYQDIFAFIVLILVLTVRPSGIMGERVADRA; this is translated from the coding sequence ATGGATACTTTTATCCAACAAATTATCAATGGGCTGGTGCTGGGCAGCATGTATGCGCTGGTCGCACTGGGCTACACGATGGTGTATGGCGTGCTGAACCTGATCAACTTCGCCCACGGCGACGTGCTGATGATCGGCGCCATGATCGGCCTGACGATCCTGAACATCCTCGGCGCGCATTTCCCTGAAATGTCCGGCGGCCTGCAACTGCTGATCGCCATTGTCGGCGCCATTCCCTGCTGCATGATCGTCAACGTGCTGATCGAACGCATCGCCTACCGCCGCCTGCGCAATGCGCCCCGGCTGGCGCCGCTGATCACGGCCATCGGCATGTCGATCCTGCTGCAAACGTTCGCCATGATGATCTGGGGCCGCAACCCGCTGCCATTCCCGCAGCTGCTGTCCACCGAGCCGATCGCCGTCGGCGGCGCCGTCATCAGCATCACGCAGATCCTGCTGCTGGCGCTTGCCGCGCTGTCGATGGGCGGGCTGGTGCTGCTGGTCGAGCGCACCAAGATGGGCCGCGCCATGCGTGCCGTCGCGGAAAATCCGCGCGTGGCGGGCCTGATGGGCGTCGATTCGAACCGCGTCATTGTCTACACGTTCGCCATCGGCGCCGCGCTGGCGGCCGTGGCCGGCGTCATGTGGGGCGCCAACTATGCGTCGATCCAGTTTGCCATGGGCACGATCCCCGGCCTGAAGGCGTTCTGCGCCGCGGTCCTGGGCGGCATCGGCAATATCTACGGGGCCATGATCGGCGGCATCGTCCTCGGCATCATCGAAAGCCTGGGCGCCGGCTACATCGGCGACTTCACGAACGGCTTCCTGGGCAGCCACTACCAGGACATCTTCGCATTCATCGTGCTGATCCTGGTGCTGACGGTACGCCCGTCCGGCATCATGGGCGAGCGCGTGGCCGACCGCGCTTAA